From Indicator indicator isolate 239-I01 unplaced genomic scaffold, UM_Iind_1.1 iindUn_scaffold_172, whole genome shotgun sequence, a single genomic window includes:
- the LOC128980427 gene encoding feather keratin 1-like, translated as MSCYTPCLPCQPCGPTPLANSCNEPCVRQCQDSTVAIQPSPVIVTLPGPILSSFPQNTAVGSSTSAAVGSILSSQGVPISSGGFGLSGLSGLGRGSCGRSCLPC; from the coding sequence atgtCCTGCTAcaccccctgcctgccctgccagccctgcggCCCAACCCCGTTGGCCAACAGCTGCAATGAGCCCTGTGTCAGGCAGTGCCAGGACTCCACCGTTGCCATCCAGCCCTCCCCTGTGATAGTGACcctgcctggccccatcctcagctccttcccacagaaCACCGCCGTGGGCTCCTCCACCTCCGCTGCCGttggcagcatcctcagctcTCAGGGGGTGCCCATCAGCTCCGGGGGCTTTGGCCTCTCTGGCCTCTCCGGCTTGGGCCGTGGCTCCTGCGGCAGGAGCTGCCTCCCCTGCTAG
- the LOC128980428 gene encoding feather keratin 1-like, with protein MSCYTPCLPCQPCGPTPLANSCNEPCVRQCQDSTVAIQPSPVIVTLPGPILSSFPQNTAVGSSTSAAVGSILSSQGVPISSGGFGLSGLSGLGRGSCGRSCLPC; from the coding sequence atgtCCTGCTAcaccccctgcctgccctgtcAGCCCTGCGGCCCAACCCCGCTGGCCAACAGCTGCAATGAGCCCTGTGTCAGGCAGTGCCAGGACTCCACCGTTGCCATCCAGCCCTCCCCTGTGATAGTGACcctgcctggccccatcctcagctccttcccacagaaCACCGCCGTGGGCTCCTCCACCTCCGCTGCCGttggcagcatcctcagctcTCAGGGGGTGCCCATCAGCTCCGGGGGCTTTGGCCTCTCTGGCCTCTCCGGCTTGGGCCGTGGCTCCTGCGGCAGGAGCTGCCTCCCCTGCTAG